In Ptychodera flava strain L36383 chromosome 21, AS_Pfla_20210202, whole genome shotgun sequence, a genomic segment contains:
- the LOC139121991 gene encoding large ribosomal subunit protein uL24m-like yields MRLTAYLLKRIRRFPLEDPWANDWWLKINRHFRYGMSKPKTQGSILANWPGKNRMKVLVEPVKDWKFFRGDLVQILTGRDAGKQGTISDIIRERNWVVVEHLNCHYRYIGKTEGYKGMYVKSEAPLLHREVALVDPSDNKPTDIEWKFTEEGEKVRVSLRSGRIIPMSDLAFAHPDYKTKDTYAEQPKDTVEKHAGKRTYKPSLKFVEEELMDEMGIVDTRTRVKTWWY; encoded by the exons ATGAGACTCACAGCCTATTTACTGAAACGAATAAGGCGTTTTCCACTTGAAGACCCATGGGCAAATGACTGGTGGCTAAAAATTAACCGACACTTTCGTTATGGAATGTCAAAACCAAAAACACAAGGGTCCATACTAGCCAACTGGCCGGGAAAGAATCGAATGAAAGTACTTGTAGAGCCAGTGAAAGATTGGAAATTTTTCAGAGGTGACCTG GTACAAATATTGACTGGAAGAGATGCTGGCAAGCAGGGAACAATATCAGATATAATACGAGAAAGAAACTGGGTTGTAGTGGAGCATCTCAATTGT CATTATAGGTATATTGGCAAGACAGAAGGCTACAAAGGCATGTATGTGAAGAGTGAAGCTCCACTTTTACACAGAGAAGTTGCATTGGTCGATCCATCTGACAA CAAACCAACAGATATAGAATGGAAATTCACAGAGGAAGGTGAGAAAGTAAGGGTTTCACTAAGAAGTGGCAGAATAATACCAATGTCAGATTTAGCATTTGCTCATCCAGATTACAAAACCAAGGACACCTATGCCG AGCAACCCAAAGACACAGTAGAAAAACATGCCGGCAAGAGGACATACAAACCATCCCTGAAATTCGTTGAAGAAGAACTGATGGACGAGATGGGCATTGTAGACACTAGAACCCGTGTTAAAACGTGGTGGTATTAA
- the LOC139120953 gene encoding serine-aspartate repeat-containing protein C-like, translating to MMDAAQTHLILCKEHSVQIPTYPVTEVVRSRSDYGQQDGRRPDTKLNVTMEMLTGRWKTVIDMFGYFGNLIRVMLIFWVLAGHPEYSHMALEWTSYKSYRGKWTYNNKKMTVHWTMDHLKEDRTMGNTLDITSDWTEDNALDITSDWTEDNTLDITSDWTEEDTLDITSDWTEDNTLDITSDWTEDNTLDITSDWTEENTLDITSDWTEDNTLDITSDWTEDNTLDITSDWTEGNTLDITSDWTEDNTLDITSDWTEEDTLDITSDWTEDNTLDITSDWTEDNTLDITSDWTEGNTLDITSDWTEDNTLDITSDWTEDNTLDITSDWTEDNTLDITSHWTEDNTLDITSHWTEDNTLDITSHWTEDNTFDITSDWTEDNTLDITSHWTEDNTFDITSDWTEEDTLDITSDWTEEDTLDITSHWTEDDTLDITSHNGQPWTSMITREERRSREEELLLGTSRPMKMPDTSQTVLGKNVDRLMHEQ from the exons ATGATGGATGCTGCACAGACACACCTGATACTGTGCAAGGAGCATTCCGTACAGATACCCACGTACCCTGTAACTGAAGTGGTCCGTTCAAG ATCTGACTACGGACAACAGGATGGAAGAAGACCAGATACAAAGCTAA atgttaccatggaaatgctGACTGGAAGATGGAAGACTGTTATTGACATGTTTGGTTATTTTGGAAATTTGATCAGAGTGATGTTGATTTTCTGGGTGTTGGCTGGCCACCCA GAGTACTCTCATATGGCATTGGAATGGACCAGCTACAAATCATACAGAGGTAAGTGGACATACAACAACAAGAAGATGACAGTACATTGGACAATGGACCATCTGAAAGAAGACAGAACTATGGGGAACACATTGGACATCACATCGGATTGGACAGAGGACAATGCATTGGACATCACATCAGATTGGACGGAGGACAATACATTGGACATCACATCAGATTGGACAGAGGAGGATACATTGGACATCACATCAGATTGGACAGAGGACAATACATTGGACATCACATCAGATTGGACAGAGGACAATACATTGGACATCACATCAGATTGGACAGAGGAGAATACATTGGACATCACATCAGATTGGACAGAGGACAATACATTGGACATCACATCAGATTGGACAGAGGACAATACATTGGACATCACATCAGATTGGACAGAGGGCAATACATTGGACATCACATCAGATTGGACAGAGGACAATACATTGGACATCACATCAGATTGGACAGAGGAGGATACATTGGACATCACATCGGATTGGACAGAGGACAATACATTGGACATCACGTCAGATTGGACAGAGGACAATACATTGGACATCACATCAGATTGGACAGAGGGCAATACATTGGACATCACATCAGATTGGACAGAGGACAATACATTGGACATCACATCAGATTGGACAGAGGACAATACATTGGACATCACATCAGATTGGACAGAGGACAATACATTGGACATCACATCACATTGGACAGAGGACAATACATTGGACATCACATCACATTGGACAGAGGACAATACATTGGACATCACATCACATTGGACAGAGGACAATACATTCGACATCACATCAGATTGGACAGAGGACAATACATTGGACATCACATCACATTGGACAGAGGACAATACATTTGACATCACATCAGATTGGACAGAGGAGGATACATTGGACATCACATCAGATTGGACAGAGGAGGATACATTGGACATCACATCACATTGGACAGAGGATGATACATTGGACATCACATCACACAACGGACAGCCTTGGACATCCATGATCACCAGAGAAGAAAGAAGATCAAGAGAAGAAGAATTGCTACTAGGAACTTCCAGACCAATGAAGATGCCGGAC ACTTCACAGACTGTACTCGGTAAGAATGTTGATAGGTTAATGCATGAACAGTAA